A DNA window from Bacteroides cellulosilyticus contains the following coding sequences:
- a CDS encoding sialate O-acetylesterase, protein MKNKCMLVAALLLLSGTISAKVVLPPMFSDNMVLQQQADAPIWGEAKPMKTVKITTSWDGKTYETLSDKEGKWKLSVRTPEAGGPYELTLTDGQKLVLKNVMIGEVWICSGQSNMEMPLKGWGKIMDYEKEIAAANHPNIRLLHVEHVTSTQPETDIKIRDNGWQVCSPLTVPEFSATAYFFGREISEKQNVPVGLIHTSWGGTNVESWISGKVLQEMPDFSKVVEDIRAMPDKTAMKADYLKALEAWNNRVDEGFAAGKPVRAEASLDDKAWGKLNFPGMVDQQGLGDFDGLIWLRRTVDIPASWAGKKVQLVLGAIDDNDITYWNGREVGRTDGYSVQRNYTVPGKLVKAGPLTLAVRVTDTGGGCGMPDELYLRSDNGEQISLAGEWKYQIAADARKEGMFPKDMSEDPNLPTSLYNAMIHPLVPYSIRGAIWYQGENNASRAYQYRELFPLVIENWRKDWGQDFPFYFVQLANFMQVSPNPVDSDWAELREAQERTLSVANTGMAVIIDKGDANDIHPKDKQAVGHRLALVARAKTYGEQIPYSGPVYRSYQVDGDKIILSFDHTDGGLKSSDGKALQGFAIAGRDHKFHWAKAEIQGDKIVVSSPDVPYPVAVRYAWANNPVCNLYNGAGLPASPFRTDDWKGVTQK, encoded by the coding sequence ATGAAAAACAAATGTATGTTAGTTGCAGCTTTGCTGTTGTTATCCGGTACAATCTCGGCCAAGGTGGTATTGCCTCCGATGTTTTCGGATAACATGGTGTTGCAGCAACAGGCGGATGCCCCTATCTGGGGTGAGGCAAAACCGATGAAAACGGTGAAAATAACCACTTCCTGGGACGGGAAGACGTATGAAACGCTGTCTGATAAGGAGGGTAAATGGAAGCTTTCCGTTCGTACCCCTGAAGCGGGTGGCCCGTATGAGCTTACACTGACCGATGGTCAGAAACTAGTGTTGAAGAACGTAATGATTGGTGAGGTATGGATCTGTTCCGGACAATCCAATATGGAAATGCCTCTGAAAGGATGGGGAAAGATTATGGATTATGAGAAGGAAATAGCCGCCGCTAATCATCCCAATATCCGTTTATTGCATGTGGAACATGTAACCAGTACACAGCCGGAGACGGATATCAAAATCCGTGATAATGGCTGGCAAGTATGCTCACCGCTGACCGTTCCTGAATTTTCGGCTACCGCCTATTTCTTTGGTCGTGAAATCTCTGAAAAACAGAATGTACCCGTCGGGCTGATTCATACTTCCTGGGGTGGGACCAATGTAGAGTCCTGGATAAGCGGGAAGGTGTTACAGGAAATGCCGGATTTTAGTAAAGTGGTGGAAGATATTCGTGCAATGCCCGATAAAACTGCGATGAAAGCGGACTATTTGAAAGCTTTGGAAGCTTGGAACAATCGCGTTGATGAAGGCTTTGCTGCCGGAAAACCGGTACGGGCTGAGGCATCTCTGGATGATAAAGCCTGGGGCAAACTGAACTTCCCCGGAATGGTGGATCAGCAAGGGCTTGGTGATTTTGACGGACTGATCTGGCTTCGCCGCACCGTCGATATTCCTGCATCCTGGGCAGGTAAGAAGGTGCAGTTAGTTTTAGGAGCCATTGATGATAATGATATAACGTATTGGAATGGTCGGGAAGTGGGCCGTACGGATGGCTATTCTGTTCAACGCAATTACACCGTTCCGGGTAAGCTGGTGAAAGCAGGACCGCTTACGCTGGCTGTCCGTGTGACAGATACAGGCGGTGGCTGTGGCATGCCGGATGAGCTTTATCTCCGTTCAGACAATGGAGAACAAATCAGCCTGGCCGGTGAATGGAAATATCAGATAGCCGCCGATGCCCGGAAAGAGGGTATGTTTCCGAAGGATATGTCCGAGGACCCCAATCTGCCGACATCTTTATACAATGCTATGATCCATCCGCTGGTGCCTTACAGTATCCGTGGTGCTATCTGGTATCAGGGGGAAAACAATGCTTCCCGTGCCTATCAGTATCGTGAGCTTTTCCCGCTGGTTATCGAGAACTGGCGTAAGGACTGGGGGCAGGATTTTCCATTCTATTTTGTGCAGTTGGCCAACTTTATGCAAGTGTCTCCAAACCCCGTTGATTCTGACTGGGCGGAACTTCGTGAAGCACAAGAGCGTACATTGTCGGTAGCGAATACCGGAATGGCTGTGATTATTGACAAAGGCGATGCCAATGACATCCACCCGAAAGATAAACAGGCCGTTGGACATCGCCTGGCATTGGTGGCCCGTGCCAAGACGTACGGAGAACAAATTCCTTATTCCGGTCCCGTCTATCGTTCCTATCAGGTAGATGGGGATAAGATCATCCTTTCTTTTGATCATACGGATGGTGGCTTAAAGAGTAGTGACGGGAAGGCATTGCAAGGCTTTGCCATTGCCGGTCGTGATCATAAATTCCACTGGGCGAAGGCCGAAATACAGGGTGATAAGATTGTGGTGAGTTCTCCCGATGTGCCGTATCCCGTTGCCGTGCGTTACGCATGGGCCAACAATCCGGTTTGTAACTTATATAATGGTGCCGGCCTTCCGGCTTCACCTTTCCGTACGGATGACTGGAAAGGGGTGACGCAGAAATAA
- a CDS encoding nucleoside recognition domain-containing protein, whose product MVLNYIWVAFFVIAFIVALIKLLFMGNTEIFTELVNSTFTSSKTAFEISLGLTGILSLWLGIMKIGEQSGMINALSRWLSPVFCRLFPEIPKGHPAMGSIFMNLSANMLGLDNAATPMGLKAMKELQELNPQKDTATNPMVMFLVLNTSGLILIPISIMMYRAQMGAAQPTDIFIPILITSAISTLVGVIAVSIAQRINLINKPILILIGCISLFFAGLIYLFMRLGREEIGTYSTLIANVILFSIILLFIVWGLWKKINVYDAFVEGAKEGFTTAVRIIPYLVAFLVGIAVFRTSGAMDMLVSGIGYVVGLFGADTSFVGALPTALMKSLSGSGANGLMIDTMKEYGADSFVGRMSCVARGASDTTFYILAVYFGSVGITKTRNAVTCGLIADLAGIIAAIIISYLFFF is encoded by the coding sequence ATGGTTTTAAATTACATTTGGGTAGCATTCTTCGTAATTGCTTTCATTGTGGCACTCATCAAGCTCCTGTTTATGGGCAACACAGAAATCTTTACGGAGCTTGTCAATTCAACATTCACTTCCTCGAAAACAGCCTTCGAAATATCACTGGGGCTGACGGGCATCCTTTCTCTATGGCTGGGTATCATGAAGATCGGCGAGCAAAGCGGTATGATTAACGCACTGTCCCGCTGGCTGAGTCCGGTGTTCTGCCGTCTTTTCCCCGAAATACCCAAAGGGCACCCTGCCATGGGTTCCATCTTTATGAATCTCTCCGCCAATATGCTGGGACTGGACAATGCAGCCACCCCAATGGGTTTGAAAGCTATGAAGGAACTGCAAGAACTGAATCCCCAAAAGGATACGGCAACCAATCCGATGGTCATGTTCCTGGTGCTCAATACTTCCGGATTGATCCTGATCCCTATCAGCATCATGATGTATCGTGCCCAGATGGGCGCTGCACAGCCTACCGACATATTCATCCCCATACTGATCACATCAGCCATCTCCACCCTTGTGGGAGTGATTGCCGTCAGCATTGCCCAACGTATCAACCTGATCAACAAGCCCATCCTTATCCTCATCGGTTGCATCAGCCTTTTCTTTGCAGGGCTGATTTACTTGTTTATGAGGCTTGGCCGGGAAGAAATCGGCACGTATTCCACACTGATTGCCAACGTTATCCTGTTCAGCATCATTCTTTTGTTCATAGTCTGGGGATTGTGGAAGAAAATAAATGTATATGATGCCTTCGTAGAAGGTGCAAAAGAAGGCTTTACCACCGCCGTGCGCATCATTCCATACCTGGTGGCGTTTCTGGTGGGTATTGCCGTTTTCCGCACTTCCGGCGCAATGGATATGCTGGTAAGCGGCATCGGTTACGTTGTGGGATTGTTCGGCGCAGACACCAGCTTTGTAGGCGCTTTGCCAACCGCACTGATGAAATCGTTGAGTGGCAGCGGTGCCAACGGTCTGATGATTGACACCATGAAGGAGTATGGCGCAGATTCTTTCGTAGGGCGAATGAGTTGTGTAGCCCGCGGCGCTTCGGATACCACCTTCTATATCCTGGCCGTCTACTTCGGAAGTGTAGGCATCACCAAAACGCGTAATGCCGTCACCTGCGGACTGATAGCGGACCTTGCAGGTATCATTGCCGCCATCATCATCAGCTATCTGTTTTTCTTTTAA
- the ybeY gene encoding rRNA maturation RNase YbeY: protein MISYQTDGVEMPAIKKSQTTEWIKAVAATYGKRVGEIAYIFCSDEKILEVNRQYLQHDYYTDIITFDYCEGNRLSGDLFISLDTVRTNAEQFGSDYETELYRVIIHGILHLCGINDKGPGEREIMEAAENKALAMR, encoded by the coding sequence ATGATTTCCTATCAGACAGACGGTGTAGAAATGCCCGCCATCAAAAAGAGCCAAACCACAGAATGGATTAAAGCCGTTGCCGCCACTTACGGGAAAAGAGTCGGTGAAATCGCTTATATTTTCTGTTCCGACGAGAAAATCCTTGAGGTGAACCGCCAGTATCTGCAACATGATTACTACACGGATATCATCACTTTTGATTATTGCGAGGGGAATCGCCTCAGCGGTGATTTATTTATCAGCCTCGATACGGTACGCACCAATGCAGAGCAGTTCGGCAGTGACTATGAAACGGAACTATACCGGGTTATTATCCACGGTATTCTGCATCTTTGCGGCATTAATGATAAAGGACCGGGAGAACGGGAGATTATGGAGGCAGCAGAGAATAAAGCGCTGGCTATGCGATAA
- a CDS encoding family 43 glycosylhydrolase, producing MAKGPVKNYQNPVVNYSLPDPSVIKGEDGYYYLYATEDIRNLPIHRSKDLVEWEYVGTAFTKGTRPDFEPKGGLWAPDINKIGDKYVLYYSMSVWGGEWTCGIGCATADKPEGPFTDHGKMFRSNEINVQNSIDPFYIEDGGKKYLFWGSFRGIYGIELSDDGLSVRKGAKLRRVAGTAYEGTYIHKKDGYYYFFASIGTCCEGLKSTYTTVVGRSKKLFGPYVDKNGRKMLDNHHEVLIHKNEAFVGTGHNSEIVTDKAGNDWVFYHAVSTKNPGGRVLMLDKVDWKNGWPSVSGNSPSSESERPVL from the coding sequence ATGGCGAAAGGACCCGTCAAAAACTATCAGAATCCGGTTGTAAATTATAGCCTGCCCGATCCCTCTGTTATCAAAGGGGAAGATGGTTATTATTACCTGTATGCCACCGAAGATATCCGAAACTTGCCTATCCATCGTTCAAAAGACTTGGTGGAGTGGGAGTATGTGGGTACTGCTTTTACCAAAGGCACTCGTCCGGATTTTGAACCTAAAGGAGGACTCTGGGCTCCTGATATCAATAAAATAGGTGATAAATACGTGCTTTATTATTCTATGTCTGTCTGGGGTGGCGAATGGACCTGTGGTATCGGATGTGCCACTGCCGATAAGCCCGAAGGCCCTTTTACAGATCATGGAAAGATGTTCCGCAGCAATGAAATCAATGTACAGAATTCCATTGATCCTTTCTATATAGAGGATGGAGGAAAGAAATATCTCTTTTGGGGTAGTTTCCGGGGAATTTACGGCATTGAACTGTCGGATGACGGACTTTCTGTTAGGAAAGGTGCCAAGCTCCGCCGGGTGGCAGGAACAGCCTATGAAGGAACATATATTCATAAAAAAGATGGTTATTATTATTTCTTTGCATCTATAGGAACTTGCTGTGAAGGATTGAAAAGTACTTATACTACGGTTGTAGGTCGTTCGAAGAAACTTTTTGGACCTTATGTGGATAAAAACGGTAGGAAGATGCTGGATAACCACCATGAAGTACTGATTCATAAGAATGAGGCTTTTGTAGGTACCGGACATAACTCAGAGATTGTAACGGATAAGGCGGGTAATGACTGGGTGTTTTATCATGCAGTGAGTACCAAGAATCCCGGAGGTCGTGTGTTGATGCTGGATAAGGTTGATTGGAAAAACGGATGGCCATCCGTGTCTGGCAATTCTCCGTCATCAGAATCCGAAAGGCCTGTATTGTAA
- a CDS encoding family 43 glycosylhydrolase produces MRSKYILFALALTGALASCSDDDNKGTANYKNPYSNPLTDYSAADPTVWKENDHSFYVYATNTSVIRKSEDLIHWTDGGKMFATKPTFVTESGAAVWAPDIEKVGDKYILYFAMSAMGKPATAGIGIASADSPEGPFTLDISVDGKGKLFTSSEIDVRNSIDPCFFEDNGQKWLVWGSFNGLYAVKLNEDGTRVYPDIATAKKERVQVAGTAFEAPYIHKRGDYYYMFASVGSCCNSMLSTYTTVVGRSTSFLGPYVNKNGESMLDNKYEVLIRANDRFVGPGHNSEIITDSEGNEWMLYHSYDRHTPSKGRYLMIDRIVWENDWPVIAGNSPSTEAEAPVCK; encoded by the coding sequence ATGAGAAGTAAATATATATTGTTTGCCTTGGCTCTGACAGGAGCCTTGGCATCCTGCTCGGACGACGATAATAAGGGAACTGCAAACTATAAGAATCCTTATTCAAACCCATTGACTGATTACAGCGCAGCTGACCCTACAGTCTGGAAAGAGAACGACCATTCATTCTATGTATATGCCACCAATACATCTGTAATCCGTAAGTCGGAAGATTTGATTCATTGGACAGACGGAGGCAAGATGTTTGCAACGAAACCTACCTTCGTTACGGAATCAGGTGCAGCTGTTTGGGCACCGGATATCGAAAAGGTCGGTGACAAATATATCCTGTATTTTGCCATGTCTGCCATGGGCAAGCCTGCAACTGCCGGTATCGGTATTGCTTCGGCTGACTCTCCCGAAGGTCCTTTCACATTGGATATATCGGTAGATGGAAAAGGAAAGTTGTTCACTTCAAGTGAAATTGATGTAAGAAACTCCATCGATCCTTGTTTCTTCGAAGACAACGGACAGAAATGGCTGGTTTGGGGTAGTTTCAACGGTTTGTATGCTGTGAAGCTGAATGAAGACGGTACAAGAGTATATCCCGACATTGCAACAGCCAAGAAAGAAAGAGTGCAGGTTGCGGGTACTGCTTTTGAAGCACCTTACATTCATAAACGTGGCGATTATTACTACATGTTTGCATCTGTCGGTTCATGCTGTAACTCTATGTTGAGTACTTATACTACGGTTGTCGGCCGTTCCACTTCTTTCTTAGGCCCGTATGTGAATAAGAACGGAGAATCAATGCTGGACAATAAATATGAAGTGCTGATCAGAGCCAATGATCGTTTTGTAGGGCCGGGTCATAACTCGGAGATTATAACGGACAGTGAGGGTAATGAATGGATGTTATATCATAGTTATGACAGACACACCCCGAGCAAAGGACGCTATTTGATGATTGACCGGATTGTTTGGGAAAATGATTGGCCGGTGATTGCCGGTAATAGTCCATCTACCGAGGCAGAAGCTCCGGTTTGTAAATAA
- a CDS encoding RagB/SusD family nutrient uptake outer membrane protein has translation MKTKKYILKGLASCLIAASLSACVDLEPKAMSFLTPENTFVDKAGLETMLRLCRKQMNFEWFGDAFNSGNCETYSVYEYAWSDLAVMGGPETKEIHNMVTQLTPTTNMYLHLRYWVFGWNGIKYANTVITRAPEAEGMASEEDRNACLAEGYFHRAYWYYLLTNQFGDVPWIGEEITGAKLDFNTVSRKTILANIKKDMEYAVQWLPKEVIRGAVSRAAGEHLLAKICLATGDFQQAVDATTRCINDYGLRLMTERFGINMDDKSKDVYNDLFQEENISIVENKEGIMIGQEIYGLDGCSSPSGSKRKRNFVPQWHAGSKMKTPDGKNGTTDASGIYDGYEQLEELGRGLAKIRPTNYAQYELWKNCGDDMRHNSNNWYDKSRIKYNLPASKGGSAAYFGQPVDPAYCTDTMRCYFSFPIVKVLIDKDDPNAGGKVPVGGFTDQYIFRLAETYLNRAEAYWWLGKNDLATEDVNTIRRRVNAPELSSVTLEDILDERARELFLEDHRKTELTRIAFLKAEKGIDGYSLNNFSEKNWYYDRMMEKNNFFATEYYYSTNAFIMKPYHVLWPIPRNAIESNTQGRINQNYGYDGYEDNIPVEELEQRYK, from the coding sequence ATGAAAACAAAGAAATATATACTAAAAGGTCTGGCAAGTTGCCTGATAGCTGCCAGTCTTTCTGCTTGTGTTGATCTTGAACCGAAGGCGATGTCGTTCCTGACACCGGAGAACACTTTTGTTGATAAAGCAGGTTTGGAAACCATGCTTCGCCTCTGCCGTAAACAGATGAATTTTGAATGGTTTGGAGACGCTTTCAACTCCGGAAACTGTGAAACCTATTCTGTATATGAATATGCTTGGTCTGACCTGGCCGTTATGGGTGGTCCTGAAACGAAGGAAATCCATAATATGGTGACTCAGTTGACTCCAACCACTAATATGTATCTGCATCTTCGTTACTGGGTTTTTGGATGGAACGGTATCAAGTATGCCAATACGGTTATTACCCGTGCTCCTGAAGCTGAAGGTATGGCTTCGGAAGAAGACAGAAACGCTTGTTTGGCAGAAGGGTATTTCCATCGTGCTTACTGGTATTATCTGTTGACTAACCAATTTGGAGATGTACCTTGGATTGGAGAAGAAATTACCGGTGCAAAACTGGACTTTAATACCGTTTCCCGCAAGACTATTCTGGCAAATATCAAGAAAGATATGGAATATGCCGTACAATGGTTGCCAAAAGAAGTAATCCGTGGTGCTGTGAGCAGAGCTGCAGGTGAACATTTACTGGCTAAAATATGTCTGGCTACCGGTGACTTCCAACAGGCAGTAGATGCAACTACTCGTTGTATCAATGATTACGGATTGCGTCTGATGACCGAACGTTTCGGTATCAATATGGATGATAAGAGTAAGGACGTATACAACGACCTGTTCCAGGAAGAGAATATCAGTATTGTTGAGAACAAAGAAGGCATTATGATCGGTCAGGAAATCTACGGTCTGGACGGATGTTCTTCTCCAAGCGGTTCAAAACGCAAGCGTAACTTCGTGCCGCAGTGGCATGCCGGAAGCAAAATGAAGACACCGGACGGAAAGAACGGAACGACTGATGCATCAGGTATTTATGATGGATACGAACAGTTGGAAGAGCTGGGTAGAGGTCTTGCCAAGATACGTCCTACCAACTATGCACAATATGAGTTGTGGAAGAATTGTGGAGATGATATGCGTCATAATTCCAATAACTGGTATGATAAGTCACGTATCAAATATAATCTGCCGGCTTCAAAGGGAGGTAGTGCCGCTTACTTCGGTCAACCGGTTGATCCTGCTTACTGTACCGATACCATGCGCTGTTATTTCTCTTTCCCGATTGTGAAGGTTCTGATTGATAAGGATGATCCGAATGCAGGCGGTAAAGTACCTGTAGGTGGTTTCACTGACCAGTATATCTTCCGCCTTGCCGAAACTTACCTGAATAGAGCTGAGGCTTACTGGTGGTTAGGCAAGAACGATCTGGCTACTGAGGATGTGAATACAATCCGTCGTCGTGTGAATGCACCGGAACTCTCATCTGTTACACTGGAAGATATCCTGGATGAAAGAGCTAGAGAATTGTTCCTGGAAGACCATCGTAAGACTGAGTTGACTCGTATTGCCTTCCTGAAAGCAGAAAAGGGCATAGATGGATATTCACTCAATAACTTTTCAGAAAAGAACTGGTATTATGACCGCATGATGGAGAAGAATAATTTCTTTGCAACTGAATATTATTATTCAACCAATGCATTTATCATGAAGCCGTATCACGTGTTGTGGCCCATTCCGCGTAATGCCATAGAATCCAACACTCAAGGCCGTATCAATCAGAACTATGGTTACGACGGTTATGAAGATAATATCCCGGTAGAAGAACTTGAACAAAGATATAAATAA